From a single Candidatus Neptunochlamydia vexilliferae genomic region:
- the ispF gene encoding 2-C-methyl-D-erythritol 2,4-cyclodiphosphate synthase, with protein sequence MKTKTGIGQDSHRFLPEGSKKKCIVAGLPFEDAPGLDADSDGDVVFHAICNAITSITHVPILGKVAIDLCRKEGITDSRVYLEKAAETLGDQTIEHIALTIEGGRPKFQKRAEEMRKSVADLLSLSVEQVGITFTSGDRLTAFGRGEGLMCFCVATIASS encoded by the coding sequence ATGAAGACTAAAACTGGGATTGGGCAAGATAGCCACCGTTTCCTCCCTGAAGGGAGCAAGAAAAAATGTATTGTCGCTGGGCTTCCCTTCGAGGATGCTCCAGGACTCGACGCCGACTCGGATGGAGATGTCGTCTTTCATGCCATTTGCAATGCAATCACCTCGATCACCCATGTCCCCATTTTAGGAAAGGTTGCGATCGATCTTTGTCGTAAGGAGGGGATTACCGATAGTCGCGTCTACCTTGAGAAAGCGGCAGAAACTTTGGGAGACCAAACGATCGAACATATCGCCTTGACCATTGAAGGAGGACGTCCCAAATTTCAAAAACGGGCTGAGGAGATGCGAAAAAGTGTTGCTGATCTGCTCTCTCTTTCAGTCGAGCAGGTGGGGATTACCTTTACCTCTGGAGATCGCTTAACGGCTTTTGGTCGGGGAGAGGGATTGATGTGCTTTTGTGTGGCTACGATTGCTTCTTCTTAG
- a CDS encoding AAA family ATPase, whose translation MFIGREEELKLLKRQAAGRSARFIAIKGRRRIGKSYLIEEFSNSFSKKYLFTGIPPTPGVTSQSQREEFIQQMVGQGLPNIKGNDWSEIFSTLSKEVQKGKVLIALDEISWMGSKDPVFLGKLKIAWDRFFEKNPKLILIVASSISGWIDKNILNNTGFFGRVDLTLNLRELSISECSKFWGKREKSISPFEKLKVLNVTGGVPKYLDAIDPKLTAEENIKRLCFTESGLLFNEFNRIFHELFSRRSEVYKDIVEALSSNHSLYQEEICSKIGRENGRVISEYLKDLTEAGFLSADFTWDIKTFKISKLRKYRLSDNYLRFYLKYIVPNKQQVFRGKFKSSSLYTSTQWESIMGFQFENLVIHNSHELLEKLNICSSDYVFDGPFFQTRTKARKGCQIDYLIQCKDTLYPCEIKFSKNPVGMEVVEETKKKLSTLSIPRLFSLRPVLIHIGGCTQQVIEEDYFDHIIDWTELL comes from the coding sequence ATGTTTATAGGTAGAGAAGAAGAGCTTAAGTTACTTAAAAGACAGGCTGCAGGTCGATCAGCAAGATTTATAGCAATTAAGGGAAGGAGACGTATTGGAAAAAGCTACCTTATAGAAGAATTTTCAAACAGTTTTTCAAAAAAATATTTGTTTACAGGCATTCCCCCAACTCCTGGGGTAACAAGTCAGTCTCAAAGAGAGGAGTTTATTCAACAGATGGTTGGTCAGGGGCTTCCAAATATTAAAGGTAATGATTGGAGTGAAATTTTTTCAACCCTTTCTAAGGAGGTGCAAAAAGGGAAGGTTCTGATTGCTTTGGATGAAATTTCTTGGATGGGATCAAAAGATCCTGTTTTTCTCGGAAAACTTAAAATTGCTTGGGATCGATTCTTTGAAAAAAACCCAAAGTTAATCTTAATCGTAGCTAGTTCAATTTCCGGTTGGATTGATAAGAATATTCTAAACAATACAGGTTTTTTTGGACGAGTTGATTTAACGCTTAACTTAAGAGAGCTTTCAATATCAGAGTGTTCAAAATTTTGGGGAAAGAGGGAAAAATCTATTTCTCCGTTTGAAAAGCTTAAAGTTTTAAATGTAACAGGGGGTGTTCCGAAATATCTTGATGCGATTGATCCAAAGTTAACAGCAGAAGAAAATATCAAAAGGCTTTGTTTTACAGAATCAGGACTGCTTTTTAATGAATTTAACCGGATTTTTCATGAACTTTTTTCTAGGAGAAGTGAGGTTTATAAAGACATTGTAGAAGCTTTGTCTAGCAACCACTCGCTTTATCAAGAAGAAATCTGTAGCAAAATAGGAAGGGAGAATGGAAGGGTTATTTCGGAGTATCTTAAGGACTTAACAGAAGCAGGTTTTTTATCTGCTGACTTTACTTGGGATATTAAGACATTTAAAATAAGTAAACTAAGAAAATATCGGTTGAGTGATAACTATCTGCGCTTCTATCTCAAATATATTGTTCCAAATAAGCAACAGGTTTTTAGGGGAAAGTTTAAAAGTAGCTCACTTTATACTTCTACTCAGTGGGAATCGATCATGGGTTTCCAATTCGAAAATCTTGTCATTCATAATAGTCATGAGCTTTTAGAGAAGTTAAATATCTGCTCCTCTGATTATGTATTTGATGGTCCTTTTTTTCAGACACGAACCAAAGCTAGAAAAGGGTGTCAAATAGACTACTTGATTCAATGCAAAGATACCCTTTACCCTTGTGAAATCAAGTTTTCAAAAAATCCTGTTGGGATGGAAGTTGTTGAAGAAACCAAGAAAAAATTAAGTACCCTTTCTATTCCTAGACTATTTTCTCTCCGACCTGTCCTAATCCATATTGGAGGATGTACTCAACAAGTTATAGAAGAAGACTATTTCGACCATATTATCGACTGGACAGAGCTTTTATAG
- a CDS encoding KamA family radical SAM protein, whose product MSNWRALQRENFTQIDKLADFLELAPEKRETLLKAPPFPLNFPKRLAEKVTKNSLSDPILRQFLPIVEETKETAGFSSDPVCDASFQKTPHLLQKYGGRALLITTSACVMNCRFCFRQNYPYEGGPKTFEKELEMLQSDPSIHEVILSGGDPLSLSDEKLGELIRALETIPHLKLLRFHTRFPIGIPERITEELVSLLKETRLQPIFVLHTNHTNELDGEVFAALKNLGAPLLSQTVLLHGVNDDVIALKELFLKLAAHGILPYYLHQLDRVKQAHHFEVPIEKGKELIAALRKELPGYAVPTYVQEVAHEPHKTPL is encoded by the coding sequence ATGTCCAATTGGCGCGCCCTGCAAAGGGAAAACTTTACCCAAATCGACAAGCTTGCCGACTTTCTCGAGCTTGCCCCTGAAAAAAGAGAAACACTTTTAAAGGCTCCCCCCTTCCCGCTGAATTTCCCCAAAAGACTCGCCGAAAAAGTGACAAAAAATAGCCTAAGCGACCCGATCCTCCGCCAGTTTCTTCCAATCGTCGAAGAAACAAAGGAAACTGCTGGCTTTTCATCCGATCCCGTTTGCGACGCCTCCTTTCAAAAAACGCCCCACCTCCTCCAAAAATATGGAGGGCGGGCCCTTCTCATCACCACCAGCGCCTGCGTCATGAATTGCCGCTTTTGCTTCCGACAAAACTACCCTTACGAAGGGGGACCCAAAACCTTTGAAAAAGAGCTCGAGATGTTACAGAGTGACCCCTCGATCCACGAAGTGATCCTGAGCGGGGGCGATCCCCTTTCCCTTTCCGACGAAAAACTTGGGGAGCTCATCAGGGCGCTAGAAACAATTCCCCACCTCAAACTTCTCCGGTTTCATACCCGCTTTCCCATTGGGATCCCCGAGCGGATCACAGAAGAGCTTGTGAGTTTACTAAAAGAGACCCGCCTCCAGCCGATTTTTGTGTTGCATACCAACCACACCAATGAACTTGATGGGGAGGTCTTTGCCGCACTGAAAAACTTGGGAGCCCCCCTTCTAAGTCAAACCGTTTTACTCCATGGAGTGAATGACGATGTCATAGCCCTTAAGGAGCTTTTCTTAAAGCTAGCGGCACACGGAATTCTCCCCTACTACTTGCACCAATTGGACCGGGTCAAGCAGGCCCACCATTTTGAAGTTCCCATAGAAAAAGGAAAAGAGCTCATCGCCGCCTTAAGGAAAGAGCTTCCTGGGTATGCCGTTCCCACCTATGTGCAAGAAGTAGCGCACGAGCCCCACAAAACTCCCCTATAA
- the argS gene encoding arginine--tRNA ligase — translation MENLSEQLQEQATKILKELFPTVEPGADITQSTNPRFGHYQCNSAMKLAKQLKENPRKVAEQIKEKWELGKMIEKLEIAGPGFINITLKEDFLSKELTAVAADPRLGVPPLKEKKKVIVEFSSPNVAKELHVGHLRSTIIGESLARLFEFLGHDVLRLNHIGDWGTQFGMLITYLKEKEPEILAGEKETDLSSLMHWYKESKKIFDADPDFKKRAQLQVVSLQGGEKEALAAWEKIREISRKGFQEIYDFLDVSLEERGESFYNPMLAQVVQDYEAKGVLEESDGAKCVFLEGFKAKDGSPLPLILQKSDGGYNYATTDSAALRQRVQEEKADRIIYVVDAGQQLHFQMVFGAATKAGYYDPEKTEVEHVPFGVVLGADGKKFKTRSGETEKLIDLLQEAVRRARLLLEERREEATEKELDESAKILGVDAVKYADLSCHRVKDYLFSYDRMLKFDGNTAAYLLYSYVRIQGIKRKCNKDINALFATTPIVLTHPTEIALGLHARQFGETLSHMDRELLPNRLSDYLYELAEKFHAFFRDCRVEGTPEESSRLVLCELTARILAQGLQILGLKTLDRM, via the coding sequence ATGGAGAACTTATCAGAGCAGCTGCAAGAGCAGGCAACAAAAATATTAAAAGAGCTTTTTCCTACTGTAGAGCCAGGAGCTGACATCACCCAAAGCACCAACCCCCGTTTTGGCCACTATCAGTGTAATTCGGCAATGAAGCTTGCCAAACAGCTGAAGGAAAACCCCCGCAAAGTGGCTGAGCAGATCAAAGAGAAGTGGGAATTGGGGAAAATGATTGAAAAGCTTGAGATCGCAGGGCCTGGCTTTATCAACATCACCCTCAAAGAAGATTTTCTCTCTAAGGAACTGACCGCGGTTGCTGCCGATCCCCGTCTCGGTGTTCCCCCTCTCAAAGAAAAGAAAAAAGTGATCGTAGAGTTTTCTTCTCCCAATGTCGCCAAAGAGCTTCATGTGGGGCATCTTCGCTCGACCATCATTGGAGAAAGTCTTGCTCGCCTCTTCGAATTTTTAGGACATGATGTTCTCCGCCTTAACCACATTGGCGATTGGGGAACCCAGTTTGGGATGCTCATTACCTACCTGAAAGAAAAAGAGCCTGAGATCCTTGCCGGTGAAAAAGAGACCGACCTCTCCTCACTTATGCACTGGTATAAGGAGTCGAAAAAGATCTTCGATGCCGATCCCGACTTTAAGAAGCGGGCCCAACTCCAGGTGGTGAGCCTCCAAGGAGGGGAAAAAGAGGCGCTGGCAGCCTGGGAAAAAATCCGAGAGATTTCTCGCAAAGGGTTTCAAGAGATTTACGACTTTTTAGATGTTTCCCTTGAAGAAAGGGGAGAGTCCTTTTATAACCCGATGCTTGCCCAAGTGGTTCAAGACTATGAAGCAAAAGGGGTTCTTGAAGAATCGGATGGGGCCAAATGCGTTTTTCTAGAAGGATTTAAAGCCAAGGATGGAAGCCCCCTCCCCCTCATTTTGCAAAAATCGGATGGGGGTTACAACTATGCAACAACCGATTCAGCAGCGCTCCGCCAACGGGTCCAAGAGGAAAAAGCCGATCGGATCATCTATGTTGTCGATGCGGGGCAGCAGCTCCATTTTCAGATGGTCTTTGGAGCGGCCACTAAAGCGGGCTACTACGACCCTGAAAAGACAGAGGTGGAACATGTTCCTTTTGGGGTGGTCCTAGGCGCCGATGGAAAAAAGTTCAAGACCCGCTCCGGAGAAACCGAAAAGCTCATCGACCTTCTTCAAGAAGCGGTTCGTCGTGCCCGCCTTCTCCTCGAAGAAAGGCGGGAAGAAGCGACCGAAAAAGAGCTTGATGAGTCGGCAAAAATTCTTGGTGTTGATGCGGTTAAATATGCCGATCTTTCATGCCATCGGGTGAAAGATTATCTCTTTAGCTACGACCGGATGCTGAAGTTTGATGGAAATACCGCCGCCTACCTTCTCTACTCTTATGTCCGGATTCAAGGGATTAAGCGGAAGTGTAACAAAGATATTAACGCCCTATTTGCAACCACTCCGATTGTCCTCACCCACCCGACAGAGATTGCGCTCGGGCTCCATGCCCGCCAATTTGGAGAGACCCTTTCCCACATGGATCGGGAGCTTTTACCCAACCGTCTTTCCGACTACCTCTACGAGCTAGCCGAAAAGTTCCATGCCTTCTTCCGCGATTGCCGCGTCGAGGGCACCCCCGAAGAAAGTAGCCGTCTTGTCCTTTGCGAACTGACCGCTCGGATCCTCGCCCAAGGGCTTCAGATCCTCGGCCTCAAGACTTTAGATCGTATGTAA
- the murA gene encoding UDP-N-acetylglucosamine 1-carboxyvinyltransferase, with amino-acid sequence MDRLKITGGTPLNGHVKAAGAKNAISKMLVASLLSDKKCIFTNVPNISEVETTVNLCKEIGMEVKWEKEEGRMEVITKEVKSSYVPLNFSGANRIPILMMGALLGRTKENIIVPTVGGCKIGKRPVDFHIMALEKLGAKVEYRTIKKEQAYFAHAPEGMKGAIVELPYPSVMATENAILAACRAKGQTAIRGAAMEPEVIDLILFLQKLGVVIYVDVDRTVYVRETTQFYEVEHKVITDRIEAACFGMAAIATKGRVFVEGAEQPHMVTFLNKLRRINGGFAVKENGIEFFYQGPLKGGLHLETDVHPGFLTDWQQPFVVLLTQAEGSSVVHETVYENRFGYVKALKEMGAHMELFTQCLGDRPCRFANQNYEHSLIVKGPTAFRGKEIVIPDLRAGFAYVMAALLAPEESILSGLPYLDRGYEHLEEKLQGLGANITRVKAPKEELQLSSS; translated from the coding sequence ATGGATCGATTAAAAATTACTGGGGGAACCCCTCTAAACGGACATGTCAAAGCAGCAGGCGCTAAAAACGCTATTTCAAAGATGCTTGTTGCTTCCCTTCTCTCCGATAAAAAGTGCATTTTCACGAACGTTCCCAATATTTCTGAAGTTGAAACAACGGTCAACCTCTGCAAAGAGATTGGAATGGAGGTGAAGTGGGAGAAGGAAGAGGGGCGGATGGAGGTGATCACCAAAGAGGTGAAGTCTTCTTATGTCCCCTTGAACTTTTCAGGAGCCAATCGGATCCCCATTTTGATGATGGGAGCGCTGTTAGGGCGGACAAAAGAAAACATTATTGTCCCCACGGTGGGAGGGTGCAAAATTGGAAAACGCCCTGTTGATTTTCACATCATGGCCCTTGAAAAATTGGGGGCAAAAGTGGAATATCGCACCATTAAAAAAGAGCAAGCCTACTTTGCCCATGCTCCTGAAGGGATGAAGGGGGCCATTGTTGAACTTCCCTACCCTTCTGTGATGGCGACTGAAAATGCGATCCTTGCCGCCTGCCGCGCGAAAGGGCAAACCGCCATTCGAGGGGCTGCGATGGAGCCTGAAGTGATCGACCTCATCCTCTTCTTGCAAAAGCTTGGCGTTGTGATTTATGTCGATGTCGATCGAACCGTCTATGTCCGAGAAACGACCCAGTTTTATGAGGTGGAGCACAAGGTGATCACCGATCGGATCGAAGCCGCTTGTTTTGGAATGGCAGCGATCGCCACAAAGGGGCGGGTCTTTGTCGAGGGGGCAGAGCAACCCCATATGGTCACTTTCCTCAACAAACTCCGCCGGATCAATGGAGGGTTTGCCGTTAAGGAAAATGGAATAGAGTTTTTCTATCAAGGTCCCCTCAAGGGAGGACTCCACCTAGAGACCGATGTCCACCCCGGCTTTTTAACCGATTGGCAACAACCTTTTGTTGTCCTTCTTACACAAGCCGAAGGAAGCTCGGTTGTTCATGAAACGGTTTATGAAAACCGTTTTGGATATGTCAAAGCGCTGAAAGAAATGGGAGCCCACATGGAACTGTTTACCCAGTGTTTGGGTGACCGTCCTTGCCGCTTTGCGAATCAAAACTATGAGCATAGCTTGATCGTCAAAGGGCCGACAGCATTTCGGGGAAAAGAGATTGTTATTCCCGACCTTCGCGCGGGCTTTGCCTATGTCATGGCCGCCCTTCTTGCCCCTGAAGAGAGTATCCTTTCGGGACTCCCTTACCTCGATAGAGGCTACGAGCACCTAGAGGAAAAGCTCCAAGGACTGGGCGCCAATATCACCCGTGTTAAAGCCCCTAAAGAGGAATTGCAACTTAGCTCTAGCTAG
- a CDS encoding sulfite reductase, which translates to MEEVLYNKENPFPAKIVERYLLNKEGSTKKTYHVTLDLADSGMTYKAGDAIAIYPENSPEDVATLLAALGKTGVEEVIDPRSGKTLSLEHFLKTKVNLLRIDEGVSLEDLLVKYPPLLPRFYSIASSPQVSPNRVDLLVATFTYKVGDIERKGLGSHFLCDLAEVEKTPIYTYLHPTAHFTLPDDPNVPIIMVGPGTGVAPYRAFLQEREAQGATGKNWLLFGERHRAHDYYYESYLEELKEKKFLHLDLAFSRDQEEKTYVQHHLLKRGVMVWKALQEGAHFYVCGDARRMAKDVTHALQTIIETHGALSPANAKNFIKTLRKEKRFLLDVY; encoded by the coding sequence ATGGAAGAGGTGCTCTACAATAAAGAAAACCCGTTCCCCGCTAAAATTGTTGAGCGCTACCTTCTCAATAAAGAGGGATCAACAAAGAAGACCTACCACGTCACCTTAGACCTTGCAGACTCAGGAATGACCTACAAAGCGGGAGATGCTATCGCCATCTACCCAGAAAATAGCCCTGAAGATGTGGCAACGCTCCTTGCGGCACTTGGAAAAACAGGGGTGGAAGAGGTCATCGATCCTCGCTCGGGGAAAACACTTTCGCTTGAGCACTTCCTTAAAACCAAGGTCAACCTTCTCCGCATTGATGAAGGGGTTTCCCTTGAAGACCTCCTGGTTAAATATCCCCCTCTCCTCCCCCGTTTTTATTCCATCGCCTCCTCTCCTCAAGTGAGCCCAAACCGCGTCGATCTTTTGGTTGCAACATTTACCTACAAAGTGGGAGACATTGAGCGGAAAGGGTTGGGTTCCCATTTTCTTTGCGATCTTGCTGAGGTGGAAAAAACTCCAATCTATACCTACCTCCACCCAACGGCCCACTTTACCCTCCCTGATGACCCTAATGTCCCGATTATCATGGTTGGCCCCGGCACAGGTGTCGCTCCCTACCGCGCCTTTCTTCAAGAACGGGAAGCTCAAGGAGCTACTGGGAAAAACTGGCTCCTTTTTGGAGAGCGTCATAGGGCCCACGACTACTACTACGAGTCTTATCTAGAAGAGCTCAAAGAAAAAAAGTTTCTCCATCTCGACCTCGCATTTTCTCGTGACCAAGAGGAAAAGACCTACGTCCAACACCACCTGCTTAAAAGGGGAGTGATGGTTTGGAAAGCGCTTCAAGAAGGGGCTCACTTTTATGTGTGTGGCGATGCCCGCCGCATGGCAAAGGATGTGACACATGCCCTACAAACCATTATCGAAACGCATGGCGCTCTTTCTCCTGCCAATGCAAAAAATTTCATTAAAACCCTTCGAAAAGAAAAAAGATTTCTTTTGGATGTCTATTAA
- the gltX gene encoding glutamate--tRNA ligase — protein MEVRTRIAPSPTGDPHVGTPYMALFNLIFAKHHGGKFLLRIEDTDQSRSRHEYEESIYKALQWLGIEWDEGPGVGGPHGPYKQSERTEIYREHCQKLLDMGHAYKCFATAEELKEMRELSAKMGQRMGYDRRYRNLSEEEIASREKAGQPYVIRLKVPLTGECTYEDMTKGRITCPWSDVDDQILLKSDGYPTYHLANVVDDYLMKITHVIRGDEWMASTPKHVLLYDLFGWDRPQFMHMPLLLGADGKKLSKRKNPTSVFYYKESGYLPDAFVNFLTLMGYSMPEDREIYSLDQIIKEFSVKHVGVSGAFFDVKKLDWINQQYLINNIPEQDLWGKIKAWGFSDERMAKIMPLIHTRIKTFGEFMELCNFLFVNHIELSDELLSPKGTEKEVSAALLQAMIWSMEENEDWSRSGFERGSREMAEFFEVNHKKVVMRILFAVITGKHQGPPLFDSIDILGKDRTRARLLHGIEFLGGISNKKMAALKKKWDGRGALQ, from the coding sequence ATGGAAGTTCGTACCCGTATTGCCCCTTCACCAACCGGTGATCCCCATGTAGGAACCCCCTACATGGCTCTCTTTAATTTAATTTTTGCCAAACACCATGGTGGAAAATTTCTCCTCCGGATCGAGGATACCGACCAAAGCCGGAGCCGCCACGAGTATGAAGAGAGCATCTATAAGGCGCTCCAGTGGCTCGGCATCGAATGGGATGAAGGCCCCGGAGTGGGTGGCCCGCATGGCCCTTACAAGCAATCGGAACGGACCGAAATTTATCGGGAGCATTGCCAAAAGCTTCTCGATATGGGACATGCCTACAAATGTTTTGCCACAGCTGAAGAACTCAAAGAAATGCGGGAGCTCAGCGCAAAGATGGGGCAGCGAATGGGTTACGACCGCCGCTACCGGAACTTAAGCGAAGAGGAAATCGCAAGTCGGGAAAAAGCAGGGCAACCCTATGTGATCCGTTTGAAGGTGCCACTTACTGGAGAATGCACCTACGAAGACATGACGAAAGGGCGGATCACCTGCCCCTGGAGCGATGTTGATGACCAAATTCTCCTCAAGTCCGATGGCTACCCCACCTATCATTTGGCTAATGTTGTCGATGACTACCTCATGAAAATCACCCATGTGATCCGAGGAGATGAGTGGATGGCTTCGACCCCAAAACATGTTCTTTTATATGACCTTTTTGGGTGGGATCGCCCCCAGTTTATGCATATGCCCCTCCTCCTTGGCGCCGACGGAAAAAAACTTTCGAAGCGGAAAAACCCCACCTCGGTTTTCTACTATAAGGAAAGTGGTTATCTCCCTGACGCCTTTGTCAACTTCTTAACGCTCATGGGCTATAGCATGCCTGAAGATCGGGAAATCTACTCTCTCGATCAGATCATCAAAGAATTTTCGGTCAAACATGTCGGGGTTTCAGGCGCCTTCTTCGATGTGAAAAAACTCGATTGGATCAACCAGCAATACCTGATCAATAATATCCCCGAACAAGATCTTTGGGGAAAAATTAAAGCGTGGGGCTTTTCCGATGAGCGGATGGCCAAAATCATGCCCCTTATCCATACCCGGATCAAAACTTTCGGCGAATTTATGGAGCTGTGTAATTTCCTCTTCGTCAACCATATTGAGCTGAGCGATGAGCTTCTTTCTCCAAAGGGAACAGAAAAAGAAGTATCGGCTGCCCTCCTTCAAGCAATGATTTGGAGCATGGAGGAAAATGAGGACTGGAGTCGGAGCGGTTTTGAAAGAGGATCGCGCGAGATGGCTGAATTTTTCGAAGTCAACCACAAAAAAGTGGTGATGCGGATCCTCTTTGCTGTCATTACGGGGAAACACCAGGGGCCACCCCTTTTCGACTCGATCGATATTCTAGGAAAAGACCGAACCCGCGCTCGCCTCCTCCACGGCATTGAGTTCCTTGGAGGGATTTCAAACAAAAAGATGGCAGCGCTGAAAAAGAAGTGGGATGGAAGAGGTGCTCTACAATAA